A genomic stretch from Thauera sp. GDN1 includes:
- the rpsA gene encoding 30S ribosomal protein S1: MSNATPAFEESFAALFEESLALQEMRAGEVITAEVVRIDQNFVVVNAGLKSESYVPVEEFRNDRGELEVEIGDFVHVAIDALEDGFGETRLSRDKAKRISAWNDLEKALNEGSLVKGVITGRVKGGLTVMTNSIRAFLPGSLVDMRPVKDTTPYEGKEYEFKVIKLDRKRNNVVVSRRAVLEESMGEEREKLLANLKEGTVVKGIVKNITDYGAFVDLGGIDGLLHITDLAWRRVRHPSEVLNVGDEIEAKVLKFDQEKNRVSLGLKQLGEDPWVGISRRYPQGTRLFGKVTNITDYGAFVEVEQGIEGLVHVSEMDWTNKNIHPTKVVQLGDEVEVMILEIDEDRRRISLGMKQCMSNPWDDFAINHKKGDKVRGQIKSITDFGVFIGLEGGIDGLVHLSDLSWSESGEDAVRKFKKGDEVEAVVLAIDVERERISLGIKQLEGDPYTNFIATHEKNSLVRGTVKSVEARGAVISLGDDVEGYLRASEAAPHRVDDLTTMLKEGDEVEALVINVDRKTRSISLSIRAKDQAEQSEAMSKLASESSAAAGTTNLGALLKAKLNEQKQ; this comes from the coding sequence ATGTCCAACGCCACCCCCGCCTTCGAAGAAAGCTTTGCCGCCCTCTTCGAGGAAAGCCTCGCCCTCCAGGAAATGCGCGCCGGTGAAGTCATCACCGCTGAAGTCGTGCGCATCGATCAGAACTTCGTCGTCGTCAACGCCGGCCTGAAGTCCGAAAGCTACGTCCCCGTCGAAGAGTTCCGCAACGACCGCGGTGAGCTCGAAGTCGAAATCGGCGATTTCGTCCACGTCGCAATCGACGCGCTCGAAGACGGCTTCGGCGAAACCCGCCTGTCGCGCGACAAGGCCAAGCGCATCTCGGCCTGGAACGACCTCGAGAAGGCGCTCAACGAAGGCTCCCTGGTCAAGGGCGTCATCACCGGCCGCGTCAAGGGTGGCCTGACCGTCATGACCAACAGCATCCGCGCCTTCCTGCCGGGCTCGCTGGTCGACATGCGTCCGGTCAAGGACACCACGCCGTACGAAGGCAAGGAATACGAATTCAAGGTCATCAAGCTCGACCGCAAGCGCAACAACGTGGTGGTTTCGCGTCGCGCCGTGCTGGAAGAGTCGATGGGCGAAGAGCGCGAGAAGCTGCTCGCCAACCTCAAGGAAGGCACCGTCGTCAAGGGTATCGTCAAGAACATCACCGACTACGGTGCGTTCGTCGACCTCGGCGGCATCGATGGCCTGCTGCACATCACCGACCTGGCCTGGCGCCGCGTCCGTCACCCGAGCGAAGTGCTCAACGTCGGTGACGAGATCGAAGCCAAGGTCCTCAAGTTCGACCAGGAAAAGAACCGCGTCTCGCTGGGCCTCAAGCAGCTCGGCGAAGATCCGTGGGTCGGCATCTCGCGTCGCTACCCGCAGGGCACCCGCCTGTTCGGCAAGGTGACCAACATCACCGACTACGGCGCGTTCGTCGAAGTCGAGCAGGGCATCGAGGGCCTGGTCCACGTGTCCGAGATGGACTGGACCAACAAGAACATCCACCCGACCAAGGTCGTCCAGCTGGGCGACGAGGTCGAAGTGATGATCCTCGAGATCGACGAAGACCGTCGCCGCATCTCGCTGGGCATGAAGCAGTGCATGTCGAACCCGTGGGACGATTTTGCGATCAACCACAAGAAGGGCGACAAGGTTCGTGGCCAGATCAAGTCGATCACCGACTTCGGCGTGTTCATCGGCCTGGAAGGCGGCATCGACGGCCTGGTTCACCTGTCCGACCTGTCCTGGAGCGAGTCCGGCGAAGACGCCGTGCGCAAGTTCAAGAAGGGCGACGAGGTCGAGGCCGTGGTGCTGGCGATCGATGTCGAGCGCGAGCGCATCTCGCTGGGCATCAAGCAGCTCGAGGGCGACCCCTACACCAACTTCATCGCCACTCACGAGAAGAACAGCCTCGTGCGCGGCACCGTGAAGTCGGTCGAGGCGCGTGGCGCGGTGATCTCGCTGGGTGACGACGTCGAGGGCTACCTGCGTGCGTCCGAAGCGGCTCCGCACCGTGTCGACGACCTGACCACCATGCTGAAGGAAGGTGACGAGGTCGAGGCGCTGGTGATCAACGTGGATCGCAAGACCCGTTCGATCAGCCTGTCGATCCGTGCCAAGGATCAGGCCGAGCAGTCGGAAGCCATGAGCAAGCTCGCTTCGGAGAGCTCGGCTGCCGCCGGCACGACCAACCTGGGTGCCCTGCTCAAGGCCAAGCTGAACGAGCAGAAGCAGTAA
- a CDS encoding integration host factor subunit beta, with translation MTKSELIAQLAERFPQLVAKDADYAVKMILDAMTDALARGDRIEIRGFGSFALNYRPPRTGRNPKSGEKVHVPEKYVPHFKAGKELRERVDLGGN, from the coding sequence ATGACCAAATCGGAGCTGATCGCCCAACTGGCGGAGCGTTTCCCCCAGCTGGTCGCAAAGGACGCCGATTACGCGGTCAAGATGATCCTCGATGCGATGACCGACGCGCTGGCGCGTGGCGATCGCATCGAGATCCGCGGGTTTGGTAGCTTTGCGCTGAACTATCGTCCGCCCCGTACCGGGCGCAATCCGAAATCCGGCGAGAAGGTGCACGTGCCGGAAAAATACGTTCCGCATTTCAAGGCGGGCAAGGAATTGCGCGAAAGGGTGGATCTCGGCGGCAATTGA
- a CDS encoding LapA family protein has translation MRAIIWFIRLLLFFLLFGFAIKNDQLVTLNFFFGSQWQLPLVFVILLTFAAGALLGVTATLASLVRQRREISRLRRQLELAERTKVSGETALTAGEAQLPMP, from the coding sequence ATGCGCGCAATCATCTGGTTCATCCGCCTGCTGCTGTTCTTCCTGCTGTTCGGGTTCGCGATCAAGAACGACCAGCTGGTCACCCTGAACTTCTTCTTCGGCAGCCAGTGGCAGCTGCCGCTCGTGTTCGTCATCCTGCTGACCTTCGCCGCGGGTGCGCTGCTCGGCGTGACGGCGACCCTCGCCTCCCTTGTGCGTCAGCGTCGCGAGATCTCGCGCCTGCGCCGTCAGCTCGAGCTCGCCGAGCGCACCAAGGTTTCGGGCGAGACCGCGCTCACCGCCGGTGAAGCTCAACTGCCGATGCCCTGA